In a genomic window of Gloeocapsopsis dulcis:
- a CDS encoding Cof-type HAD-IIB family hydrolase: MLGTATEIKLLVLDIDGTIAGESNTIRPVVCHAIQAAKAKGVEVALATGRMYCSALRFHQDIGSTMPLLAYQGAWIQDPHTQKIHRHLPVAKETAAQLLDYFEQPQLRSLLSVHFYINDRLYVRELTSETLLYSERSGIEAIAVGDLRKVLADEPTKVLALSDDVALIDRLLGSLRRRYTPAELYMTKSVATFFEATNPLVNKAAAVRYLAEECLGIQAANVMTIGDNFNDVEMLEYAGIGVAMGNAPTAVKNIAHWVAPSVEEDGAAAAIKEFILLK; encoded by the coding sequence ATGTTAGGCACAGCAACAGAAATTAAACTGCTTGTCCTCGATATCGATGGCACGATCGCAGGAGAATCGAACACAATTCGTCCAGTGGTGTGTCATGCAATCCAAGCAGCAAAAGCCAAAGGTGTTGAAGTTGCACTAGCTACAGGTCGGATGTATTGCTCTGCCTTACGCTTTCATCAAGACATTGGCTCAACGATGCCATTACTAGCCTACCAAGGAGCTTGGATTCAAGATCCCCATACGCAAAAAATTCATCGTCATTTACCCGTTGCTAAAGAAACCGCAGCGCAGTTATTAGATTACTTCGAGCAACCTCAACTGCGATCGCTGCTGTCAGTGCATTTTTACATTAACGATCGTCTCTATGTGCGCGAACTCACATCAGAAACTCTACTCTACTCAGAACGTTCTGGAATTGAAGCAATCGCTGTCGGTGACTTGCGTAAAGTTCTCGCTGATGAACCAACAAAAGTGCTTGCACTTAGCGACGATGTTGCCTTGATTGATCGTCTTTTAGGAAGCTTACGGCGACGCTACACGCCTGCTGAACTGTACATGACAAAATCAGTTGCGACTTTTTTTGAAGCAACCAATCCACTAGTAAATAAAGCAGCAGCCGTACGCTACTTAGCAGAAGAATGCCTCGGTATTCAAGCTGCAAACGTTATGACAATTGGCGATAATTTCAATGATGTGGAGATGCTTGAATATGCTGGTATTGGCGTTGCGATGGGTAATGCACCTACAGCCGTTAAAAATATTGCCCACTGGGTAGCACCGAGTGTTGAAGAAGATGGAGCAGCAGCGGCGATTAAAGAATTTATTTTGCTTAAGTAA
- the moaA gene encoding GTP 3',8-cyclase MoaA produces the protein MNAVDYLRISLIDRCNFRCQYCMPEGAELNYVLRQQLLTDEELLRLIQEVFIPVGFTRFRLTGGEPLLRPGVIEIVRAIAAFPQTQDLAMTTNGFLLAGMAQALYNAGLRRINISLDSLDPDTFDQIIGNRGRSRWQQVWQGIQAAYQVGFDPLKLNVVVIPGVNDREVLDLAALTIDRQWHVRFIEFMPIGNSQLFGDRGWIASEELRQRIRDSFGLTESQVRGSGPADVFQIPGAKGTLGFISQMSECFCDRCNRMRLSADGWLRPCLLNEGNQIDLKTPLRAGTQMAQLRQEVRQLLAIKPEINFKQRESGTTGAYSRTMSQIGG, from the coding sequence ATGAATGCGGTAGACTACCTCCGGATTAGCTTAATTGACCGCTGTAACTTTCGGTGTCAATACTGTATGCCGGAAGGTGCTGAGTTAAATTATGTTTTGCGGCAACAGCTATTAACCGATGAGGAACTACTTAGATTAATTCAAGAAGTATTTATTCCTGTCGGGTTCACTCGGTTTCGGTTGACGGGCGGAGAACCGTTACTGCGTCCAGGTGTGATAGAAATTGTCCGTGCGATCGCTGCTTTTCCTCAAACCCAAGACTTGGCAATGACAACCAACGGGTTTTTACTTGCGGGTATGGCACAAGCACTCTACAATGCTGGACTGCGGCGAATTAACATTAGTTTAGATTCCCTCGATCCCGATACGTTTGACCAAATTATTGGCAATCGCGGTCGTTCGCGCTGGCAACAAGTCTGGCAAGGCATTCAAGCCGCCTATCAAGTTGGTTTTGATCCTTTAAAGCTCAATGTTGTGGTCATTCCTGGTGTGAATGACCGTGAAGTTTTAGATCTAGCTGCTTTGACTATTGACCGTCAATGGCATGTCCGTTTCATTGAATTTATGCCGATTGGCAATTCTCAACTCTTTGGCGATCGCGGTTGGATTGCTTCCGAAGAACTCCGCCAACGCATTCGCGATTCTTTTGGCTTGACAGAATCACAAGTACGTGGTAGCGGTCCAGCAGACGTCTTTCAGATTCCTGGTGCTAAAGGAACCTTGGGATTTATAAGTCAGATGTCCGAATGCTTTTGCGATCGCTGCAACCGAATGCGGCTTTCTGCCGATGGTTGGTTACGTCCGTGCTTGCTTAACGAAGGCAATCAAATCGATCTCAAAACACCCTTACGTGCTGGCACGCAAATGGCACAGTTACGCCAAGAAGTACGCCAACTTTTAGCAATTAAACCAGAAATTAACTTCAAGCAACGTGAATCAGGGACGACTGGTGCTTATAGCCGCACGATGTCTCAAATTGGAGGTTAA
- a CDS encoding DALR anticodon-binding domain-containing protein: MESIASNYCTIKQVLLQQLQIALDLYLNQELFDIKPKIKFYWNSKNDQITYIWAIALQLSAVQKLPAMQIATRMMQFIDTTALSPAIPQTKLSAENAISSTAIVTQVAPSGLIYLELTDVTVGSWLQYFTINPPRVEKYCSQKGSGASLPFTLQYTHARCCSLLQLAAQERLITLKSRGEPAKDDFPVVSEQTPISFLDSQQRLLCRHPTEQALIKQLLVLLDNLYYPSTEPKAQWEKTTLNLCQSWQNFYTHCRIWGEVKQNNLFLAQARLGLTSLTQSLLAVFLNDKLEIYAPTEL; this comes from the coding sequence GTGGAGTCAATTGCTTCTAACTACTGCACAATTAAACAAGTGTTATTGCAGCAACTACAAATAGCACTTGATTTATACTTGAATCAAGAATTGTTTGACATTAAGCCAAAAATTAAGTTTTATTGGAACTCAAAAAACGATCAAATTACATATATCTGGGCGATCGCTTTGCAGTTGAGTGCAGTGCAAAAGCTCCCTGCAATGCAAATTGCGACGAGGATGATGCAATTTATTGACACTACAGCACTTTCTCCTGCTATACCACAAACAAAGTTATCTGCAGAAAATGCTATTAGCTCGACCGCGATCGTTACTCAAGTAGCACCATCAGGTTTAATTTATTTAGAATTAACAGATGTCACTGTTGGCAGTTGGCTACAGTACTTTACTATTAACCCTCCAAGAGTAGAAAAATATTGCTCGCAAAAAGGCAGTGGTGCTTCGCTTCCATTCACTCTTCAGTATACTCATGCTCGTTGTTGCTCACTTTTACAGCTAGCTGCACAAGAAAGATTAATTACACTAAAATCACGCGGAGAGCCTGCTAAAGATGACTTTCCTGTTGTCTCAGAGCAGACACCAATTTCTTTTCTTGATTCTCAACAACGCCTTCTTTGTCGTCATCCAACTGAGCAAGCTTTAATCAAGCAATTATTAGTGTTACTTGATAACTTATACTATCCCAGTACTGAGCCAAAAGCCCAGTGGGAAAAAACAACACTAAATTTATGTCAATCGTGGCAAAACTTTTATACTCACTGCCGGATCTGGGGTGAAGTCAAGCAAAATAATCTATTTCTAGCACAGGCACGATTGGGATTAACGTCATTAACTCAAAGTCTTTTAGCTGTATTCCTAAACGACAAGTTAGAAATTTATGCGCCAACCGAACTATAG
- the rpsD gene encoding 30S ribosomal protein S4 — translation MSRYRGPRLRVVRRLGELPGLTRKSARRSYPPGQHGQNRKKRSEYAVRLEEKQKLRLNYGLTEKQLLRYVRRARRVTGSTGQVLLQLLEMRLDNTIFRMGMAPTIPAARQLVNHGHITVNGRVVDIASYQCRPGDAIKIRDREASRKLVEANLQYPGLANLPSHLEFDKNKLEGKVNSLVEREWVALQVNELLVVEYYSRQA, via the coding sequence ATGTCCCGATACAGAGGACCACGATTAAGAGTTGTACGTCGTTTAGGAGAGTTACCAGGATTAACTCGGAAAAGCGCCCGTCGTTCATATCCACCAGGACAGCACGGACAGAACCGTAAGAAGCGTTCTGAATATGCTGTGCGTCTAGAAGAGAAGCAGAAGCTTCGTTTGAACTACGGTTTAACCGAAAAGCAATTGTTACGCTATGTCCGCCGTGCTAGACGAGTTACTGGCTCAACCGGACAAGTGCTATTACAACTATTAGAAATGCGTCTGGATAATACCATTTTCCGCATGGGAATGGCTCCTACGATTCCGGCTGCACGGCAACTAGTGAATCACGGTCATATCACAGTTAACGGTCGAGTTGTAGATATTGCTAGTTATCAATGTCGTCCAGGCGACGCGATTAAAATCAGAGATCGCGAAGCTTCGCGTAAGTTGGTAGAAGCTAACTTACAATATCCAGGATTAGCAAACCTTCCTAGTCATTTGGAGTTCGACAAAAACAAACTGGAAGGTAAAGTTAACAGCTTGGTTGAGCGCGAGTGGGTAGCGCTACAAGTTAATGAATTGTTGGTTGTTGAGTACTACTCACGACAAGCATAA